The proteins below are encoded in one region of Streptomyces roseirectus:
- the xylB gene encoding xylulokinase, which yields MSAAEGPLVVGVDSSTQSTKALVVDVATGEVVASGQAPHTVSAGAGRESDPRQWWEALSEALRQCGDAAREAAAVSVGGQQHGLVTLDGDGEPVRPALLWNDVRSAPQARRLTEELGGAKFWAERTGSVPAASFTVTKWAWLAENEPQALRAVKAVRLPHDYLTERLTGEGTTDRGDASGTGWWASGTEAYDAEILAHVGLDPALLPRVVRPGEVAGTVRDGHGLPFAKGTLVAAGTGDNAAAALGLGLRPGAPVLSLGTSGTVYAVSKRRPADPTGTVAGFADAHGDWLPLACTLNCTLAVDKVAALLGLDREAVEPATGVTLLPYLDGERTPNLPNASGVLHGLRHDTTAGQLLQAAYDGAVHSLLGALDLVLDEDADRSAPLLLIGGGARGRAWQETVRRLSGRPVQVPEAKELVALGAAAQAAGLLTGEDPAAVARRWNTTRGPVLEAVPRDDAALERIAGVLADAGGLLGG from the coding sequence ATGTCAGCAGCCGAAGGTCCGCTCGTCGTCGGCGTGGACTCGTCCACCCAGTCGACCAAGGCCCTCGTCGTCGACGTGGCGACCGGCGAGGTCGTCGCGAGCGGCCAGGCCCCGCACACGGTCTCCGCGGGAGCCGGACGGGAGAGCGACCCGCGCCAGTGGTGGGAAGCGCTCAGCGAGGCGCTGAGGCAGTGCGGTGACGCCGCCCGCGAGGCCGCGGCGGTCTCGGTCGGCGGGCAGCAGCACGGCCTGGTGACGCTGGACGGCGACGGCGAGCCGGTGCGCCCGGCGCTGCTGTGGAACGACGTCCGCTCGGCCCCGCAGGCGCGCCGGCTGACGGAGGAACTGGGCGGCGCGAAGTTCTGGGCGGAGCGCACCGGCTCGGTCCCGGCGGCCTCCTTCACGGTCACCAAGTGGGCGTGGCTCGCGGAGAACGAGCCGCAGGCGCTGCGCGCCGTCAAGGCCGTCCGGCTGCCGCACGACTACCTCACCGAGCGCCTGACCGGCGAGGGCACCACGGACCGCGGCGACGCCTCCGGGACGGGCTGGTGGGCGTCGGGCACGGAAGCCTACGACGCCGAGATCCTGGCGCACGTGGGCCTCGACCCGGCGCTCCTCCCGCGCGTGGTGCGCCCCGGCGAGGTAGCGGGCACCGTCCGCGACGGGCACGGGCTGCCGTTCGCCAAGGGCACCCTCGTCGCGGCCGGCACCGGCGACAACGCGGCGGCGGCGCTGGGCCTGGGTCTGCGCCCTGGCGCGCCCGTGCTGAGCCTCGGCACCTCCGGCACGGTCTACGCGGTGTCGAAGCGGCGCCCCGCCGACCCGACCGGAACCGTGGCCGGCTTCGCCGACGCGCACGGCGACTGGCTTCCCCTCGCCTGCACCCTGAACTGCACCCTGGCCGTCGACAAGGTCGCCGCCCTGCTGGGCCTGGACCGCGAGGCGGTGGAGCCCGCCACGGGCGTCACCCTCCTGCCCTACCTGGACGGCGAGCGCACCCCGAACCTCCCGAACGCCTCCGGCGTCCTGCACGGCCTGCGCCACGACACGACCGCGGGACAGCTCCTCCAGGCCGCCTACGACGGCGCCGTCCACTCCCTGCTCGGCGCGCTCGACCTGGTCCTCGACGAGGACGCCGACCGCTCCGCGCCCCTGCTGCTGATCGGCGGCGGCGCACGCGGGCGCGCCTGGCAGGAGACCGTACGGCGTCTGTCCGGACGCCCCGTCCAGGTCCCCGAGGCCAAGGAACTCGTCGCCCTCGGCGCCGCCGCGCAGGCCGCCGGCCTGCTCACCGGCGAGGACCCCGCGGCCGTGGCCCGCCGCTGGAACACCACGCGCGGGCCGGTCCTGGAGGCTGTGCCCCGCGACGACGCCGCGCTGGAGCGGATCGCGGGGGTGCTGGCGGACGCCGGGGGGCTGCTGGGCGGCTGA
- a CDS encoding ROK family transcriptional regulator, whose product MTAPLHDPRPTGPGRVSSDTQQGMRRRNLARVMHAVSAEGSLSRAAVASRIGLTRTAVSTLVDELIRAGLLEELGPERPGRVGRPGSALAVSRRGPAGIGAEIGVDHLAVCAVDLRGEVRARAERQGTNRGRSPGPVVAELSELVRDVVAEARGQGLWAAGLAVAVPGLVARDGRTVVRAPNLDWHGVDLGELLSPEPAFTVDNEANLGALAELWLGEGAPRDFLHVSAEIGIGAAVVVDGGLLRGTRGFAGELGHVPVHPDGPQCVCGGRGCLEQYAGEEAVLRAAGLAPGGDRVGLLAGRAADGDEAVRRALREAGTALGIALTGAVNLLDPESVVLGGALAGLAPWLLPSLEAELARRTAGPVCPVSVSRWGSEGPLLGAAHSVVRAVLDDPVGVGVGAG is encoded by the coding sequence ATGACCGCGCCCCTGCACGACCCTCGTCCCACCGGCCCCGGCCGGGTGTCCTCCGACACCCAGCAGGGCATGCGGCGGCGCAACCTCGCGCGCGTGATGCACGCCGTCAGCGCGGAGGGGTCGCTGTCCAGGGCGGCGGTGGCGTCGCGGATCGGGCTGACGCGGACGGCCGTGTCGACGCTGGTGGACGAGTTGATCCGGGCCGGGCTGCTGGAGGAGCTGGGGCCCGAACGCCCCGGACGGGTGGGGCGGCCCGGGTCGGCGCTCGCGGTCTCGCGGCGCGGGCCCGCCGGGATCGGCGCGGAGATCGGCGTCGACCACCTGGCCGTCTGCGCGGTCGACCTGCGCGGCGAGGTACGCGCGCGGGCCGAGCGGCAGGGGACGAACCGGGGCCGCTCCCCCGGGCCCGTCGTCGCCGAACTGAGCGAACTGGTGCGGGACGTCGTCGCCGAGGCGCGCGGGCAGGGGCTGTGGGCAGCGGGGCTCGCCGTCGCCGTACCCGGGCTGGTCGCGCGGGACGGGCGGACGGTCGTGCGCGCGCCGAACCTCGACTGGCACGGCGTCGACCTCGGTGAACTGCTGTCCCCGGAGCCCGCGTTCACCGTCGACAACGAGGCCAACCTCGGTGCGCTCGCCGAACTCTGGCTCGGCGAAGGCGCTCCGCGCGACTTCCTGCACGTGTCGGCGGAGATCGGGATCGGCGCGGCGGTCGTCGTGGACGGCGGACTGCTGCGCGGGACGCGGGGGTTCGCGGGCGAGCTGGGGCATGTGCCGGTCCACCCCGACGGGCCGCAGTGCGTGTGCGGCGGGCGCGGATGTCTGGAGCAGTACGCCGGGGAGGAGGCCGTCCTGCGGGCGGCCGGCCTCGCACCGGGCGGTGACCGGGTCGGACTGCTCGCGGGGCGGGCGGCGGACGGGGACGAGGCGGTGCGGCGGGCCCTGCGGGAGGCGGGGACGGCGTTGGGGATCGCCCTCACCGGGGCGGTCAACCTGCTGGACCCGGAAAGCGTCGTGCTCGGCGGGGCGCTCGCCGGACTCGCGCCGTGGCTGCTGCCGTCGCTGGAGGCGGAGTTGGCGCGGCGGACGGCGGGGCCGGTGTGTCCGGTGTCCGTGTCGCGGTGGGGGTCGGAGGGGCCGTTGCTGGGGGCGGCGCATTCCGTGGTGCGGGCCGTGCTGGACGATCCGGTCGGGGTGGGTGTCGGGGCGGGGTGA
- a CDS encoding N-acetylmuramoyl-L-alanine amidase, whose protein sequence is MNRAGSPPGRRHLLKGAVLAAASSVMLPEPRAGAQTQAPDRPSALWAPAAPANYTVSDRPSPRHPVDLVVIHVTQTSFDKALTIFRNPKKKVSAHYVVRSSDGRIAQCVREADVAWHAGNWEYNTRSIGIEHEGWVDRPAYFTDALYERSAELTATVCDRYGIPKDRAHVIGHHEVPGSDHTDPGRNWDWARYMRLVAQS, encoded by the coding sequence ATGAACCGGGCCGGTTCCCCACCCGGCCGGCGTCACCTTCTCAAAGGGGCCGTGCTCGCGGCGGCGTCCTCCGTGATGCTGCCCGAGCCGAGGGCCGGGGCGCAGACGCAGGCGCCCGACCGTCCGTCGGCGTTGTGGGCGCCCGCCGCCCCGGCCAACTACACCGTGTCCGACCGGCCTTCGCCGCGCCACCCCGTCGACCTGGTGGTCATCCATGTCACGCAGACCTCGTTCGACAAGGCGCTGACCATCTTCCGGAACCCGAAGAAGAAGGTGTCCGCGCACTACGTGGTCCGCTCGTCCGACGGCCGGATCGCCCAGTGCGTGCGGGAGGCCGACGTCGCGTGGCACGCGGGGAACTGGGAGTACAACACGCGCAGCATCGGCATCGAGCACGAGGGCTGGGTGGACCGGCCGGCCTACTTCACGGACGCGCTGTACGAGCGGTCGGCCGAGCTGACGGCGACGGTGTGCGACCGGTACGGCATCCCCAAGGACCGGGCCCACGTCATCGGCCACCACGAGGTGCCGGGCAGTGACCACACGGACCCCGGCCGGAACTGGGACTGGGCGCGGTACATGAGACTCGTCGCCCAGAGCTGA